The genomic window GTCGCGCTGGAGTCGTTCGCGTTCGGTCCGCCCCGCCGGTGGGAGGCGCCCAAGACCGAATCGGCTTCTGCCGAGCGCGATCTCGGCCCGACCGACCAGCAGCGCCTCGTGGCGACGATGGTGCAGGCCTCGCAGGCGGCGGCGATCGAGCCGCCGCGCCGCCCCTGGCTCGACGAGCTCGCCACCGTCTACGACCTCACCCTGCTGCGCCAGCGCACCGACCAGAAGCTGCTGCTGGGCGTGCAGGACGTGCCGCAGCGCCAGGCCCAGGACACCGTGTACTTCGAGCCCGACGACGAGGGCCACCTGGCGATCTTCGGCACCGGCGGTGCGGGCAAGAGCGCGACGCTGCGGACCCTCGCCGTCGCCGCCGGCATCACCCCGCGCGGAGGCCCCGTGCACGTGTACGGGCTGGACTTCGGCTCCGGAGGCCTGCGGATGCTCGAGGCGATGCCGCACGTCGGCGCCGTCATCCCCGCCGACGCCGGCGAACGGGTGACGCGCCTGTTCCGCATGCTGAAGGCAGAGCTGGACCGTCGCGGCGAGGCGTACGCCGCCGTCAACGCCGGCACGATCTCGCAGTACCGCAGCCTGGCGGGACGCCCCGACGAGGCGCGCATCCTCGTGCTCATCGACGGGTTCCCGACCTTCCGCTCCGAGTACGAGGCGGTCACGGGACGGGCCGACGCCTACCAGGTTTTCCAGCAGATCATGACCGACGGTCGCTCCGTCGGCATCCACGTCGCCCTCACCGCCGACCGCGGCCAGGCCGTGCCGACCGCGCTGCAGTCCACCATCCAGAAGCGGGTGGTGCTGCGCCTGTCTGACTCCGACGCCTACCCGATGGTCGGGGCTCCCCGCGACGTGCTGTCCGCCGAATCGGCGCCCGGACGCGCCATCGTCGACGGGCTCGAGACGCAGATCGCCGTCATCGGCGGCACCACCGACCCGCGCGCCCAGGCTCAGGCGATCGGTGAGTTCGCGGATGCCATGCGCAGGCGGGGCCGCACCGAGGCGCCGGCGGTGCGGGCGCTCCCCGAGACGTACGGGATGGACGATCTGCCGGCGCAGCTCGACGGTCGTCCGGTGCTGGGCTTGTCCGGCGACACCCTGGGCCCCATTGCGTTCGAGCCGAACGGGCTCTTCGTGGTGGCCGGCGCCCCGCAGAGCGGGCGCTCGAACGCATTGCACGCCATGGCCGAGGCGGTGCGGCGGGCGAATCCTGCGGTGCGGCGGTACTACATCGGCAGCGCGCGCTCCCCGCTGCGCGACGCCGTGGCCTGGGACGACAGTGCCGTGGACGGCAGCTCGGCGAGCCGGCTCATCGACGGCATCCTGCAGGACGAGCGGGGTCTCGAGGGCGTTGCGGTCTTCCTGGAGGGCGCTGCGGAGTACTCGACCTCCATCGCCGAGATGCCCCTGTCGGACTTCGCCAAGCGGGTCAAACGCGGTGACGGCCTGCTCGTCGCCGAGGGCGAGACGAGCGACTGGACCACAGGGTTCGGCCTGCTGGGCGACATCAAGTCGGCCCGCCGCGGTGTGGTGCTGCAGCCGGACACCCACGACGGCGAAGTGGTGCTCAAGACCGCGTTCCCGCGCCTGCTCAAGCGCGAGTTCCCCGTCGGCCGCGCCATGCTCGCCGTCGGCGGCAAGACGGTGCGGGTGCAGTTCCCGCTCGTCGGCGAAGCCTCGTCGGCGGATGGGGAGTACTCCCCATTGGTCGGCGCCATAACGGTCCCATAGGTTGAACATGTCGGCAGAGGAACTGCCGCTTCCCGGACACAAGGAGTAGATCATGGCGAACCTCAACGTCACGTACGACCAGATGCAGAGCGCCGCGAATCGTCTGCGTTCGGGCCAGTCCGACCTCGAGGGCAAGCTGCAGGAGCTGCGCGCCCTGGTCAGCCAGCTCGTGCAGGACGGCTTCACCACGACCCGCGCCTCGGGTGCCTTCGACTCCTCCTACGAGCAGTTCACCTCCGGCGCCCAGCGCACCGTGCAGGGCATCGACGGCATGGCGCAGTTCCTCGAGAAGGCCGCTTCCGCGCTGCAGTCCACGGACGAGCAGCTGGCCTCTTCGATCGGCTGATCACAGTCCCTGAAGCGGGGCCGGTCCTTCACGGCCGGCCCCGCTTCGTCGTCTGAGCGGGAGGGAGCGGCCATGGTCGACCTGAAACTGGACTTCGCCGAGCTGCGCGGCAGCGCCCGCGCCGCCGAGACGGTGGCGAGCAGCTTCGCCCGGGCCGAGAGCATCGCCGCAGCTGCCGCCGCCGACACCGGTCACGACCGCCTCGCCGGCAAGGTGCGCGAGTTCGGCGAGAGCTGGGACATCGCCCGGGGAACGCTCGAGCAGAACCTGCACGTCATCGCGGACCACCTTCGCGCGGTCGTCGACACCTTCAGCGACCTCGACAGCGGCCTCGCCGCCGCCGTGGGACCCGCGCAGGACGCGCAGGGAGCGCCCCGATGAGCGTGCTGCCGGGCAACCCCACCTCTCTCGCCGACCGCTCCGCCTCCTACGTCTCCTCCGCTTCGCTCATCCAGCAGGCCGCCGACGATCTGCGCGCCATCGCGTACGAGAGCACCGCCCGCTCGATGGACGGCATCCGCGACCTCAGCGCCGAGGTCGCGAGCGACCTCGATCGGGCGCACGAACGCTACTCCGGCACCGCCCGTGCGCTGCAGGAGTATGCCGTCGCGCTGAAGGCCGCCCACGATCGGGCGGACGACGCCGAGATCGCCGAGGCCCGCGCCCAGGCCGGCGCCGCCACCGCCGAGTACGAACTGCGCGCCTCGGAGCGCCGGCTGCACCTGCTCGGCGAGGCCGACGCGCCCGCCGGCAACATCCGCTCCGCCCAGGAAGAGGTCGACGCGGCTCGCGCCCGCACCGCCCGCATGGATGCCGCAGCGCAGGCGGCCCGCGCCGAGATCGAGGCGGCGCGTCAGGACATGGAGCGCGCGGCGCAGATCGCGATCGACCGCATCGACTCCGCTATCGACGGCACGAACGACGGGTTCTGGGATCGGGTCCGCAACGTCATCGACGACGTCGGCGACGTCTTGGGCGACATCGGCCGGTGGGTGGGCGACTTCCTCGCCGATGTCTACGCCGAGCTGCAGCGCATCATGTCCACCGTCGTGGCGCTGCTGGGCGTCGCGGTCATCCTGGTGCTGGTCTACGCGCTGCTGGCGGCGGTCCCCTTCATCGGTCCGGCCATCGCCGCCCTCGTGACGGCGGCGCTG from Microbacterium sp. zg-Y625 includes these protein-coding regions:
- a CDS encoding WXG100 family type VII secretion target, whose product is MANLNVTYDQMQSAANRLRSGQSDLEGKLQELRALVSQLVQDGFTTTRASGAFDSSYEQFTSGAQRTVQGIDGMAQFLEKAASALQSTDEQLASSIG